Proteins from a genomic interval of Narcine bancroftii isolate sNarBan1 chromosome 12, sNarBan1.hap1, whole genome shotgun sequence:
- the LOC138747159 gene encoding uncharacterized protein codes for MGSGASPARSQLGQAKGEQEPVGSRAAEGQPPGLRHQVACWGLADQLKVVGLRSRENASQPAGPTDGIAAQACSQLAWLILNCDSLDQASKQLEASLQWLDLRKAGLLDMEQTRASLLLCKAVFCLTRLSQQHQCRLARIFSPVWGWSSNSAVWARLKSVESQRRRLDLTGLCPELGLAGLCPELGLAELCPELGLAGLCPELGPSSESWRTSPAPRPGCNPKPPPLSVPAPAPETL; via the coding sequence ATGGGCTCTGGTGCAAGCCCTGCTAGAAGCCAGCTCGGGCAGGCCAAGGGAGAGCAGGAGCCTGTTGGAAGCCGTGCAGCAGAGGGCCAGCCTCCAGGCCTCCGTCACCAAGTGGCCTGTTGGGGCCTGGCAGACCAGCTGAAGGTGGTGGGCCTGCGGAGCAGAGAGAATGCCTCCCAGCCTGCAGGGCCCACTGATGGGATAGCAGCTCAGGCTTGCTCCCAGTTGGCTTGGCTCATCCTGAACTGCGACTCCTTGGACCAGGCCAGCAAACAGCTTGAGGCCAGCCTGCAGTGGCTGGACCTCAGGAAGGCAGGACTGCTGGACATGGAACAGACTCGGGCATCCTTGTTGCTGTGCAAAGCTGTGTTCTGTCTGACCCGGCTCTCTCAGCAGCACCAGTGCAGGTTGGCGAGGATCTTCTCCCCAGTCTGGGGCTGGTCTTCAAACAGTGCTGTCTGGGCAAGGCTAAAGTCAGTCGaaagtcaaaggagaaggctggacCTGACAGGACTCTGTCCCGAGCTGGGCCTGGCAGGACTCTGTCCCGAGCTGGGCCTGGCAGAACTCTGTCCCGAGCTGGGCCTGGCAGGACTCTGTCCCGAGCTGGGCCCCAGCTCAGAGTCCTGGAGGACGAGCCCAGCACCTCGACCTGGGTGCAACCCCAAGCCCCCACCCTTGTCCGTGCCCGCTCCGGCTCCAGAAACACTTTGA
- the LOC138746629 gene encoding putative uncharacterized protein FLJ46204 — protein sequence HPLTHSPSHTHTLSLTHSHTHPYTQSLSHTLLHTPSHANTVTKKPSHTHTLSQTHSHTHTLTHTHSHIHTHTRTNTQCPLTNTPSHTHTQPLTHTLNLSHTHSYTHSHTHSHTHTHSHKHSHTHPHSHTHAHTHTLTLSHTHPHTHTHTLTHTHPHTHTLFHKHPHSHTLSHTFLQTPSQIL from the exons caccctctcacacactcaccctctcacacacacaccctctcactcacccactctcacacacacccttatacacagtctctctcacacacactgttaCACACACCTTCTCACGCAAACACTGTTACAAAAAaaccctctcacacacataccctctcacaaacacactctcacacacacactctcacacatacccactcacacattcacacacacacccgcacTAACACACAATGTCCTCTCAcaaacacaccctctcacacacacactcaacctctcacacacacactcaacctctcacacacacactcatacacacattctcacacacactcacacac acacacccactcacacaaacattctcacacacacccgcactcacacacacatg ctcacactcacacactcaccctctcacacacacaccctcacacacacacacacaccctcacacacacacaccctcacacacacaccctttttCACAAACACCCccactctcacaccctctcacacacatttTTGCAGACACCCTCTCAG Atcctctaa